In one window of Juglans regia cultivar Chandler chromosome 3, Walnut 2.0, whole genome shotgun sequence DNA:
- the LOC108986266 gene encoding vacuolar-sorting receptor 1-like translates to MGERLGLLLCFWFMLCGFCVARFVVEKNSLRVSSPSSLKGVYECAIGNFGVPQYGGTMLGIVTYPKANQKACKSFDGVDISFKSKPGGLPTFLLVDRGDCYFTLKAWNAQNGGAAAILVADDRIEPLITMDTPEEENADADYLQNITIPSALISKSLGDSIKKVLSNREMVNINLDWSEALPHPDERVEYEFWTNSNDECGPKCDSQIDFAKNFKGAAQILEKKGYTQFTPHYITWYCPEAFILSEQCKSQCINHGRYCAPDPEQDFRRGYDGKDVVVQNLRQVCFFKVANESGKPWLWWDYVADFAIRCPMKEKKYTEECSNQVIQTLGVDLKEIEKCVGDPTADVDNPVLKAEQDAQIGKGSRGDVTILPTLVINNRQYRGKLDKVAVLKAICAGFEETTEPAICLSGEIETNECLNNNGGCWQDKGANITACKDTFRGRVCECPAVQDVKFVGDGYTHCEASGALRCEINNGGCWKKSQDGMTYSACVDDDSKGCKCPPGFKGDGVNACEDVDECKEKLACQCQECKCKNTWGSYECSCGGGLLYMQEHDLCISKDDTTVIWSFVWVVILGLAAAGFGGYAVYKYRIRRYMDSEIRAIMAQYMPLDNQGEVRNHMSRGNV, encoded by the exons ATGGGGGAAAGGCTCGGGCTTTTGCTGTGTTTTTGGTTTATGCTATGTGGGTTTTGTGTGGCAAGGTTTGTGGTGGAGAAGAACAGCTTGAGAGTGTCTTCACCGAGCTCGTTGAAAGGTGTATATGAATGTGCAATTGGAAATTTTGGGGTTCCTCAGTATGGAGGAACTATGCTTGGCATTGTGACGTACCCCAAAGCCAATCAAAAGGCATGCAAGAGCTTCGATGGCGTAGATATCTCTTTCAAGTCGAAGCCCGGAGGCCTACCCACCTTTCTTCTTGTCGATAGAGGAG ATTGTTACTTCACCTTGAAGGCCTGGAACGCACAGAATGGTGGAGCAGCTGCTATTCTGGTTGCAGATGACAGGATTGAACCATTAATTACCATGGACACTCCTGAAGAGGAGAATGCCGATGCTGATTATCTACAGAACATCACCATTCCTTCAGCTCTTATCAGCAAATCTTTGGGGGATAGCATCAAGAAAGTTCTATCTAACAGAGAGATGGTTAACATAAATCTTGATTGGTCCGAGGCTCTTCCACATCCCGATGAGCGGGTTGAGTATGAGTTTTGGACAAATAGCAATGATGAATGTGGGCCAAAGTGTGATAGCCAGATCGACTTTGCTAAGAACTTTAAAGGAGCAGCTCAAATACTTGAGAAGAAAGGGTACACTCAGTTCACCCCGCACTATATAACATGGTATTGCCCAGAAGCTTTTATTTTGAGTGAACAGTGTAAGTCTCAGTGCATCAATCATGGGAGGTACTGTGCTCCAGATCCTGAACAGGATTTTAGAAGAGGCTATGATGGCAAGGATGTTGTGGTTCAAAATCTACGCCAAGTTTGCTTCTTTAAGGTGGCAAATGAAAGTGGAAAGCCATGGCTTTGGTGGGACTATGTGGCAGATTTTGCAATTCGTTGCCCAATGAAAGAGAAGAAGTACACTGAAGAATGCTCAAATCAAGTTATTCAAACGCTTG GCGTTGATCTCAAGGAGATAGAAAAATGCGTTGGAGACCCTACTGCAGATGTGGACAACCCAGTTCTTAAAGCTGAACAGGATGCACAG ATTGGCAAGGGTTCTCGTGGAGATGTTACTATATTGCCAACTCTTGTTATAAATAACAGACAGTATAGAG GTAAGTTGGACAAAGTAGCAGTTCTCAAGGCCATCTGTGCAGGTTTTGAAGAGACCACAGAGCCTGCCATTTGTTTAAGTGGAG AGATAGAAACAAATGAGTGTTTGAACAACAACGGTGGCTGCTGGCAGGACAAGGGTGCCAACATAACTGCATGCAAG GACACTTTCAGGGGAAGAGTATGTGAATGCCCTGCTGTGCAAGATGTGAAGTTTGTTGGAGATGGTTATACTCATTGTGAAG CTTCTGGAGCTTTACGTTGTGAAATTAATAATGGAGGTTGTTGGAAGAAATCCCAGGACGGCATGACTTACTCCGCTTGTGTT GATGATGACTCCAAAGGTTGCAAGTGTCCACCAGGATTCAAGGGTGATGGAGTCAATGCCTGCGAAG ATGTTGATGAATGCAAAGAGAAGCTGGCCTGCCAATGCCAAGAGTGCAAATGCAAGAATACATGGGGCAGTTATGAGTGCAGCTGTGGCGGTGGCTTATTGTACATGCAAGAACATGACTTATGTATAA GTAAAGATGATACAACAGTCATCTGGAGCTTTGTTTGGGTTGTTATTCTCGGCTTGGCTGCTGCTGGGTTCGGGGGGTATGCAGTTTACAAGTACAGGATCCGG AGATACATGGATTCTGAAATACGAGCAATCATGGCGCAGTACATGCCATTGGACAATCAAGGAGAGGTACGTAATCACATGTCCCGTGGCAATGTCTGA
- the LOC108986267 gene encoding transmembrane protein 87B, with translation MGLGFLIRLMCVCSSIVFPVSASIHEYRNEAFIPQSNASFFHGGSEGLYASKDHNLSTSLNDKSLKGKSFIRFETVTFVRTKESASKQNEMHPNTGLVEAIILEVKDRERIGGSFLKSNAICCNPSLADSGSCKLGEVIIQKSVDNPKWPRRIQTSFEGIREEVTMKNTEVEISSTGMYYLYFMSCDPLLKGTRIKGRTVWRNPDGYLPGKMAPLMTFYGFMSLAYLALGLIWFIRFVQLWKDITQLHYHITAVIALGMCEMAVWYFEYANFNSTGSRPMAITLWAVTFSSVKKTVSRLLLLVVSMGYSVVKPTLGGISSKVLILGIIYFIATEALELVEHLGNINDFSGNTKLFLVLPVAFLDSCFILWIFSSLARTLEKLQMRRNMAKLELFRKFTNSLAVFVILSIAWIGFELYFNATDPLSELWQIAWIIPAFWSLLAYSLLVVICVLWAPSQNPTRYAYLEETGDDFEEEGISLTTGGMKVGGDMVAKLERKERKGSSATDLVYGLGEDVEEDKRE, from the exons ATGGGGTTAGGGTTTCTAATTAGGTTAATGTGCGTATGCAGCTCAATCGTATTTCCAGTGAGTGCTTCAATCCATGAGTACAGAAACGAGGCGTTTATTCCTCAATCAAACGCCTCCTTCTTCCATGGCGGCAGTGAAGGGCTTTACGCTTCTAAGGATCACAATTTGTCCACTTCCCTAAACGACAAATCCCTAAAGGGCAAGTCCTTTATCAG GTTTGAAACGGTCACTTTTGTGAGGACAAAAGAGTCTGCTAGTAAGCAGAATGAGATGCATCCGAACACTGGGTTGGTGGAAGCTATCATACTTGAGGTAAAAGACAGGGAAAGGATCGGAGGTTCTTTCCTGAAGTCTAATGCGATATGCTGCAACCCGAGTCTTGCAGACTCTGGATCCTGCAAATTAGGAGAGGTTATTATACAAAAAAGTGTGGACAATCCCAAGTGGCCTAGACGCATCCAAACTTCCTTTGAAGGAATCAGGGAAGAAGTTACAATGAAGAATACTGAAGTTGAAATAAGTAGTACTGGAATGTACTACCTCTATTTTATGTCCTGTGATCCATTACTCAAGGGCACAAGAATCAAAGGAAGGACTGTGTGGAGAAACCCAGATGGTTATTTACCTGGGAAGATGGCTCCTTTGATGACATTCTATGGTTTTATGTCTTTAGCTTACCTTGCACTTGGCCTAATCTGGTTTATAAGGTTTGTTCAGTTATGGAAGGATATCACACAGTTGCACTACCACATTACAGCTGTAATTGCTCTTGGAATGTGTGAAATGGCTGTCTGGTACTTTGAATATGCCAACTTCAATTCAACTGGAAGCCGACCGATGGCGATTACTTTGTGGGCTGTAACTTTCAGCTCTGTCAAGAAAACTGTGTCTCGCCTTCTTCTTTTGGTGGTTTCAATGGGCTATAGTGTTGTGAAGCCGACACTTGGTGGTATATCCTCTAAAGTACTTATTCTTGGCATAATATATTTCATTGCTACTGAGGCACTTGAGCTAGTTGAACATTTGGGGAACATTAATGATTTTTCTGGGAATACAAAGTTATTTTTGGTTCTGCCCGTTGCTTTCCTGGATTCCTGCTTTATTCTGTGGATTTTTTCGTCATTAGCAAGAACTTTAGAGAAACTTCAG ATGAGGAGAAACATGGCTAAACTGGAGCTTTTCCGCAAATTTACCAATTCTCTTGCAGTGTTTGTTATTCTCTCTATCGCGTGGATAGGCTTTGAG CTCTACTTCAATGCAACGGACCCATTGAGTGAGCTGTGGCAAATTGCCTGGATCATTCCAGCGTTCTGGAGTCTACTTGCATACTCTCTCTTGGTGGTAATATGTGTTCTTTGGGCTCCTTCACAAAACCCAACTAG ATATGCATACTTAGAGGAGACAGGAGACGATTTTGAGGAGGAGGGTATATCGTTGACAACGGGAGGGATGAAGGTGGGTGGGGATATGGTGGCTAAGCTGGAaaggaaggaaaggaaagggTCCAGTGCGACGGACCTTGTGTATGGGCTTGGAGAAGATGTCGAGGAAGATAAACGAGAATAG